The proteins below come from a single Natranaerofaba carboxydovora genomic window:
- the trpC gene encoding indole-3-glycerol phosphate synthase TrpC — MILDKIIEKKKERVEKAKMKTGFEEMKKKAEEMICNAEQKNKSEKNKSEKNKSEKNKFLLKEHEEFIIISEVKKASPSKGKFDFQYDIPELVSHYEEGEADIISVVTEEDFFLGGVELFEEVRQSTKLPLLRKDFVIDSYQIYESKVLGAKFILLISSVLTENKLKEFINISLSLGIEPLVEVHTKEDLQKALNANARMIGINNRNLKEFKTSLDNTRNILPLIPKDKVVISESGIENSEDILELKKIGSDEVFVNGVLVGEALVKNKNPAEKIRELKLTDKIDKEITSGGGKEGRKNG, encoded by the coding sequence TTGATCCTAGACAAAATAATCGAGAAAAAGAAAGAAAGAGTAGAGAAAGCTAAGATGAAAACAGGCTTTGAAGAGATGAAGAAAAAAGCAGAAGAAATGATTTGTAATGCGGAGCAAAAAAACAAAAGTGAAAAAAATAAGAGTGAAAAAAATAAGAGTGAAAAAAATAAGTTTTTATTAAAAGAGCATGAAGAATTTATTATTATATCTGAAGTAAAAAAAGCTTCACCTTCTAAGGGGAAATTTGATTTTCAGTATGATATACCAGAACTTGTTTCTCATTATGAAGAAGGTGAAGCGGATATCATCTCTGTGGTTACTGAAGAAGATTTTTTTCTCGGAGGTGTAGAGCTGTTTGAAGAAGTAAGGCAAAGTACTAAACTGCCTCTTTTGAGAAAAGATTTTGTCATAGATTCTTATCAAATATATGAGAGTAAAGTACTTGGAGCGAAATTTATTTTGCTTATAAGCTCAGTCCTCACTGAAAATAAGCTAAAGGAGTTTATCAATATAAGTCTTAGCCTGGGTATAGAGCCCCTTGTAGAAGTTCATACAAAAGAAGACTTGCAAAAGGCCCTTAATGCAAATGCCAGAATGATTGGGATAAACAATAGAAATCTAAAGGAGTTTAAAACTTCTTTAGACAATACAAGAAATATCTTGCCTTTGATCCCAAAAGACAAAGTAGTCATAAGTGAAAGTGGTATAGAAAATAGTGAAGATATTTTGGAGCTTAAAAAAATAGGGTCTGATGAGGTTTTTGTAAATGGGGTTCTAGTTGGAGAAGCCCTTGTTAAAAACAAAAACCCGGCAGAAAAAATAAGAGAACTAAAGTTAACAGATAAAATAGATAAAGAGATAACTTCAGGGGGTGGCAAGGAGGGCAGAAAGAATGGCTAG
- a CDS encoding PAS domain S-box protein — MVNTSLLKDNISDAYAYHKVVLDNGQVVDYIFIDINDKFTEFTGLGEEILNKRATDVLPGIENSSFDWIGIYGEIAQNGGKKTFSAYSEPLGKWYEVKVYSDKQDYFVTLFQDVTYHEEKKLLDKILDYTIKCQHLSAEDLDYDFFTKSIKEITGAKYVVLNLVSQEDYNVTITKSVSGISDKIKRSLENFGFQPKGAKWKTNHEGLGIKDKLSRVNDIVASEFVGDYYTMEMSYLDDILGSVSIIMPKGASLKYKEAVEMYINHIASTLKRLQLEQDLIEKVKEQELLLDNIETQVWYQKDIETYGNINKAHSEFLGIEKHKLENKSLWEVLSKEEVEVCLEGNRQVFEEKRQIKTEEWVANKNGEERLLAITKTPKLNKDGEVEFVIFSAEDITDRKELEEELKLQAQMLDIAPGAIMVHDFQGNILYANQKTFEIHGYAEEEFMNKTLHEIDTPETQELIPLRMEEIRRKGEAFFEVEHYRKDGSTFPMEVYVKLINWHGRSAMISVGSDISERKKVEKELQKSKKKYEKLAEEAPIGIMTCDNLGDLNYINNQMLRYLGSPDEKKTKEINLLEFHLLRQSEFSNRLKECLNSGEIKDFEMEYTSFWGKHLWVKIYISPLLEDNVITGAQIIADDITERKQYENKIQFLSFHDSLTGLYNRAYIEEEMKRLDTKRQLPISMLMADLNGLKLVNDAYGHKTGDKMIKKAAEILKDSCRKEDIIARWGGDEFVVLLPMTSKKSAEEIAKRVLCNCENSFIKTIPVSMSLGYATKDSFEIDLEDVLVKAENYMYKQKIAESKSKSGSVLLALLRTLQAKSFETEEHVQRMQKIGLKIGEKIGLPNEELNRLKVAVKLHDIGKVNLPEEILVKPTSPTEEEWEKIKEHPEIGYKIARATEEFSYVAEEILAHHERWDGKGYPNGLKGEEIPLLARIIAIADTFDVMANGRPYKKAVSDEDILAEFRRCSGTQFDPNLVKVFTNIYKDV; from the coding sequence GTGGTTAATACTTCACTTTTAAAAGATAACATTTCAGATGCATATGCTTATCATAAGGTGGTTTTAGATAATGGACAAGTAGTAGACTATATTTTTATAGATATAAATGATAAGTTTACTGAATTTACGGGGTTAGGTGAAGAAATACTAAACAAACGAGCAACCGATGTTCTGCCTGGTATAGAAAATTCAAGTTTTGATTGGATAGGCATATATGGTGAAATAGCTCAAAATGGTGGCAAAAAAACCTTTAGTGCTTATTCAGAACCTTTGGGGAAGTGGTATGAGGTTAAAGTATACAGTGACAAACAGGATTATTTTGTGACACTATTTCAAGATGTCACCTATCATGAAGAAAAAAAATTATTAGATAAAATTCTAGACTATACTATTAAATGTCAACATTTATCGGCAGAGGATTTAGATTATGACTTTTTTACCAAGTCAATTAAAGAAATAACAGGAGCAAAATATGTCGTTTTAAACCTGGTTTCACAGGAAGACTATAATGTAACTATAACTAAGTCTGTCAGTGGTATTTCTGATAAAATAAAAAGATCGCTAGAAAATTTTGGGTTCCAGCCTAAAGGGGCAAAATGGAAAACTAATCACGAAGGCTTAGGTATTAAGGATAAGCTAAGTCGCGTTAATGATATTGTTGCTTCTGAATTTGTAGGAGATTATTATACTATGGAAATGAGTTATTTAGATGACATCCTGGGTTCTGTATCAATTATTATGCCTAAAGGTGCTAGTTTAAAATATAAAGAGGCAGTTGAGATGTATATCAATCATATAGCATCAACGCTTAAAAGGTTACAATTAGAACAAGATTTAATTGAAAAAGTTAAGGAACAAGAGCTGCTGTTAGATAATATAGAAACTCAAGTATGGTATCAAAAAGATATAGAAACATATGGGAATATAAATAAAGCACATTCAGAATTTTTGGGTATTGAAAAACACAAACTAGAGAACAAATCATTATGGGAAGTACTGTCTAAAGAAGAAGTCGAAGTTTGCTTAGAAGGCAATCGGCAGGTCTTTGAAGAGAAAAGACAGATTAAAACTGAGGAATGGGTTGCCAATAAAAATGGTGAAGAAAGACTTTTAGCAATTACTAAAACTCCCAAGTTGAATAAAGACGGTGAAGTGGAATTTGTCATATTTTCAGCTGAAGATATAACAGATAGAAAAGAATTAGAAGAAGAATTAAAATTACAAGCCCAAATGCTCGATATAGCTCCGGGTGCTATCATGGTGCATGACTTTCAAGGAAATATACTCTATGCAAATCAAAAGACATTTGAAATACACGGTTATGCTGAAGAAGAATTTATGAATAAGACTCTACATGAAATAGATACACCTGAAACCCAAGAGCTTATTCCTTTGCGTATGGAAGAGATTAGAAGAAAAGGGGAGGCTTTCTTTGAAGTAGAGCATTACCGTAAAGATGGCTCAACTTTTCCTATGGAAGTATATGTGAAACTAATAAACTGGCATGGAAGGTCAGCTATGATCAGTGTAGGTTCTGATATTAGTGAACGAAAAAAGGTAGAAAAAGAACTGCAAAAAAGCAAAAAGAAATACGAAAAATTAGCTGAAGAGGCTCCTATTGGAATAATGACTTGCGATAACCTGGGTGATTTGAATTATATAAACAACCAGATGTTAAGGTACCTGGGTTCTCCTGATGAAAAGAAAACAAAAGAAATAAATCTTTTGGAATTTCACTTGTTAAGACAATCTGAATTTTCAAACAGGTTAAAGGAATGTCTAAACAGCGGAGAAATAAAAGATTTTGAAATGGAATATACATCTTTTTGGGGTAAACATTTATGGGTTAAAATCTATATCTCTCCTCTTCTAGAAGATAACGTAATAACAGGTGCCCAGATCATTGCAGATGATATAACTGAACGTAAGCAGTACGAAAACAAAATACAATTTTTAAGTTTTCATGACAGCCTTACGGGTCTTTACAACAGGGCTTATATAGAGGAAGAAATGAAGCGGCTAGATACTAAAAGACAACTTCCTATTTCTATGCTTATGGCTGATTTGAATGGATTAAAATTGGTTAATGATGCTTATGGACATAAAACAGGAGATAAAATGATTAAAAAGGCGGCAGAAATATTAAAAGATTCTTGCAGAAAGGAAGATATAATTGCCCGTTGGGGTGGAGATGAGTTCGTTGTATTACTACCAATGACATCAAAGAAAAGCGCTGAAGAAATTGCTAAACGAGTTTTGTGTAACTGTGAAAATAGTTTCATTAAAACAATACCTGTTTCAATGTCTTTAGGGTATGCTACTAAAGATAGCTTTGAAATAGATTTGGAAGATGTTTTAGTCAAAGCGGAAAATTATATGTACAAGCAAAAAATTGCTGAAAGTAAAAGTAAAAGCGGCAGCGTTCTGCTTGCTTTGCTGAGAACTCTACAAGCTAAAAGTTTTGAGACAGAAGAACATGTTCAGCGTATGCAGAAAATCGGGCTTAAGATAGGCGAAAAGATAGGGCTGCCTAATGAAGAATTAAACAGGTTGAAAGTTGCAGTTAAATTGCATGATATTGGCAAAGTTAATTTGCCTGAGGAAATTTTAGTAAAACCAACTTCTCCTACTGAAGAAGAATGGGAAAAGATTAAGGAACATCCAGAAATAGGTTATAAGATAGCACGAGCAACAGAAGAATTTAGCTATGTAGCTGAAGAAATCTTAGCTCATCATGAACGTTGGGATGGCAAGGGCTATCCCAATGGGTTGAAGGGGGAAGAAATTCCTTTATTGGCGAGGATAATTGCAATTGCTGATACATTTGATGTAATGGCTAATGGAAGACCTTACAAAAAAGCTGTATCTGATGAAGATATTTTAGCCGAATTTAGAAGATGTTCAGGGACTCAATTTGACCCTAATTTAGTTAAAGTGTTTACCAATATTTACAAAGACGTTTGA
- a CDS encoding B12-binding domain-containing radical SAM protein, whose protein sequence is MKITLIEPKSPGVHVYSRVMLPRLGLPLIGTILRDLGHDVKLFVEEIEQVDMERVKESDLIGFSSTTSTAPRAYRWCDEIKSINPEIPIVIGGAHVSFLVEEALEHADYCVMGEGEAPIQQLVKALENNEKPVDIPGLAYKDEKGEIHKPDRAAFAEVNNFPHPDLNLIEGSEKMSIKPVIGSRGCPYGCNFCSVIQMFGRKYRFCDIDGVIDQLENTSARHVFFYDDNFAANVERTKEMLREMIRRQIKVSWSAQVRVDIAKDPELLDLMRDAGASMVYIGFESVNPETLKEYKKGLEIEQTIEGIKAIRERGIMIHGMFVIGGDNDDINSPKKTVDFALEHKIDTIQLLTLTPLPGTPFFEQLKEQNRLINTDWEYYDGHHVVHMPAKMTPYELQVQLMKQMARFYSLKRCMQVACRLNLIRLFFRFYGFRTVKRWISDKTSQDYVQYLKESYST, encoded by the coding sequence TTGAAAATTACTCTAATTGAGCCAAAGTCACCGGGAGTGCACGTGTACAGCAGGGTGATGTTACCCAGGTTAGGGCTTCCGTTGATTGGAACAATTTTAAGAGATTTGGGCCATGATGTTAAGTTATTTGTAGAAGAGATTGAGCAGGTTGATATGGAAAGGGTCAAAGAATCAGATCTAATAGGCTTTTCGTCAACAACTTCCACTGCACCTAGAGCATATCGCTGGTGTGATGAGATTAAATCAATTAATCCTGAAATACCAATTGTTATTGGAGGAGCCCATGTAAGTTTTTTGGTAGAAGAGGCATTAGAACATGCTGATTACTGTGTTATGGGAGAAGGTGAGGCTCCAATACAGCAGTTGGTTAAAGCGTTGGAAAATAATGAAAAACCAGTTGATATTCCAGGGCTTGCGTATAAAGATGAAAAAGGTGAAATACATAAGCCAGATAGAGCAGCCTTTGCTGAAGTTAATAACTTTCCCCATCCTGATCTGAATTTAATAGAAGGCAGCGAGAAGATGAGTATTAAGCCTGTGATTGGTTCAAGGGGATGTCCTTATGGATGTAATTTTTGTTCGGTGATCCAGATGTTTGGTCGAAAATACAGGTTCTGTGATATTGATGGTGTGATAGATCAATTAGAAAATACCTCGGCAAGGCATGTATTTTTCTACGATGATAATTTTGCAGCTAATGTAGAGAGAACCAAGGAAATGCTTAGGGAAATGATTAGAAGACAGATTAAAGTTAGCTGGTCTGCTCAGGTTAGGGTTGATATAGCTAAGGATCCGGAGCTTTTGGATTTAATGAGAGATGCGGGCGCTAGCATGGTTTATATAGGTTTTGAAAGTGTCAACCCGGAAACATTAAAAGAATACAAGAAAGGCCTAGAAATTGAACAAACGATAGAAGGTATTAAAGCAATTAGAGAAAGAGGTATTATGATTCACGGAATGTTTGTAATAGGTGGAGATAATGATGACATAAATAGCCCTAAGAAAACTGTAGACTTTGCCTTGGAGCATAAGATAGACACTATTCAGTTATTGACGTTAACTCCACTGCCTGGGACACCCTTTTTCGAACAATTAAAAGAACAGAACAGATTAATAAACACCGACTGGGAGTATTATGATGGACATCATGTGGTTCATATGCCAGCCAAAATGACCCCTTATGAACTACAGGTTCAGCTTATGAAGCAGATGGCCAGGTTTTATTCACTTAAGCGCTGTATGCAGGTGGCATGTCGTTTGAACTTGATAAGATTATTTTTTAGGTTTTATGGATTCAGGACTGTAAAAAGATGGATATCTGATAAAACCAGCCAGGACTATGTTCAGTATTTGAAGGAGAGTTATTCTACTTAA
- a CDS encoding phosphoribosylanthranilate isomerase: protein MARVKYCGITDLETAKYAQTLGVDALGFVFAKSKRQVSTDKAKEIVGSLGPFVSVGGVFVGESENKVAEIASYCRLDYVQLHGDETESYIKSLCKIFDNLNLNVDIIKAFKVKDESSVSEIIDFASEKYSCRYLSGYLLDAYSKDGHGGTGKTFNWEYFDRVKDNIDKPLILAGGLNPDNIYEALQKTSPYGVDVSSGIESNAKKDKEKMKEFITQVWRWQKDVFR from the coding sequence ATGGCTAGAGTTAAATACTGCGGCATCACAGACTTAGAAACAGCAAAGTATGCCCAAACTCTAGGGGTTGATGCCCTTGGTTTTGTATTTGCCAAAAGTAAAAGGCAAGTTTCTACAGATAAAGCAAAAGAGATCGTAGGAAGCCTTGGGCCTTTCGTTAGTGTGGGTGGAGTATTTGTGGGTGAAAGTGAAAATAAAGTAGCAGAAATTGCTAGTTACTGCAGATTAGATTATGTTCAGCTGCATGGTGATGAAACTGAAAGTTATATCAAAAGCCTTTGTAAGATATTTGACAATCTTAATTTGAATGTTGATATAATCAAAGCTTTTAAAGTCAAGGATGAGAGCAGTGTTTCGGAAATAATAGATTTTGCTAGTGAAAAGTATTCTTGTAGGTATCTAAGTGGCTATCTTCTTGATGCTTACAGCAAAGATGGGCACGGGGGGACAGGTAAGACCTTTAACTGGGAGTATTTTGACAGGGTCAAAGATAATATAGATAAGCCCCTTATACTGGCTGGAGGTCTTAACCCGGATAACATTTATGAAGCCCTACAAAAAACAAGTCCTTACGGGGTGGACGTTAGCAGTGGTATAGAATCAAATGCAAAAAAAGATAAAGAAAAAATGAAAGAATTTATTACACAAGTGTGGAGGTGGCAAAAAGATGTATTTCGGTGA
- a CDS encoding anthranilate synthase component II codes for MILVLDNYDSFTYNLVQYLGQIDSNIKVIRNDEITLKEVTELNPSRIIISPGPGRPEDTGIVPGVIDHFSKKEVPVLGVCLGHQAIGLVFGASVIKADRLMHGKISTINHDEVGIYEGVSQNFEATRYHSLIIDKESVPMFLKITASTDEGEIMGIRHRNYPVEGVQFHPESLKTFEGKKILYNFVKEGVNCDERSVGN; via the coding sequence TTGATATTGGTATTGGATAATTATGATTCATTTACGTATAACCTGGTGCAGTACCTGGGACAGATTGATAGTAATATAAAGGTTATTAGAAATGATGAAATAACCTTAAAAGAAGTAACGGAATTAAATCCAAGCAGGATTATTATCTCTCCTGGTCCTGGTAGACCCGAGGATACAGGGATAGTGCCAGGTGTAATAGATCATTTCTCAAAGAAAGAGGTGCCTGTTTTGGGGGTATGCCTGGGGCATCAGGCTATAGGCCTCGTATTTGGGGCCAGTGTAATAAAGGCTGATAGATTAATGCACGGCAAAATTTCTACTATTAATCATGATGAAGTTGGGATTTATGAAGGAGTATCGCAAAACTTCGAAGCTACCCGTTATCATTCTCTAATAATTGATAAAGAAAGTGTACCTATGTTTTTGAAAATAACTGCTAGTACTGATGAGGGTGAAATCATGGGGATAAGGCATCGTAACTATCCTGTGGAGGGAGTTCAGTTTCATCCTGAGTCATTAAAGACTTTTGAAGGAAAGAAGATTCTTTATAACTTTGTCAAGGAAGGGGTGAACTGTGATGAAAGATCAGTTGGAAATTAA
- the trpE gene encoding anthranilate synthase component I — translation MVSPNFEEFKNLAENYRIVPIYISEVADRETPITIYEKLKEENPVFLLESGMGREKLARYSFVGCDPFMAFESYSDEVIITQNGAKTRQKTNPLTALKELYKEYTSPQLEDLPRFFGGGVGYFGYEMINFIEENKSFSKSQEDRLETPDISLLFPNFVMIYDHLFHKHTGVLNIDVKGLSVDELKKTYYEKVDRLKEIMKKATTNEIKNNPQDAEDVVKENKSKTKMSNNSSDRNFIQSFYSPEKFKEDVKKAKDYILEGDIFQVVLSRCLEIELDRTSWDIYRVLRTVNPSPYMYYMDFEEFSVVGASPEMLVRQEGRDVYTRPIAGTRPRGKNEKEDQKLADDLVNDPKERAEHLMLIDLGRNDIGKISSYGSVKVTEEFGIENFSHVMHMVSEVQGEVDESYDMIDVLKACFPAGTVSGAPKIRAMEIIDELEPVKRGPYSGGVGYMAFNGNMDVALTIRTLVIKDNKGFIQAGAGIVADSVPEKEYQETLSKAKALLKVIEKAHGGESLDIGIG, via the coding sequence ATGGTTAGTCCAAATTTTGAAGAGTTTAAAAACTTAGCAGAAAACTACAGGATTGTGCCTATATATATCTCTGAAGTAGCCGATAGAGAAACTCCTATTACTATCTATGAGAAGTTAAAAGAAGAGAACCCGGTGTTTTTACTTGAGAGTGGTATGGGAAGAGAAAAGCTCGCGAGATATTCTTTTGTCGGTTGTGATCCTTTTATGGCTTTTGAAAGTTATTCTGATGAAGTTATTATAACCCAAAATGGCGCCAAAACAAGACAAAAAACTAATCCACTAACGGCTCTAAAAGAACTGTATAAAGAGTATACTTCTCCACAATTAGAAGATTTGCCTAGATTTTTTGGTGGGGGTGTAGGTTATTTTGGCTATGAAATGATTAACTTTATTGAAGAAAACAAAAGCTTCTCCAAAAGTCAGGAAGATAGGCTAGAAACCCCTGATATTAGTCTTTTGTTTCCAAATTTTGTGATGATATATGATCATTTGTTTCATAAACATACCGGGGTGTTAAACATTGATGTCAAAGGACTATCAGTTGATGAACTTAAAAAAACCTACTATGAAAAAGTAGATAGGCTTAAAGAAATTATGAAGAAAGCTACTACTAATGAAATTAAAAATAATCCGCAAGATGCAGAAGATGTAGTAAAGGAAAATAAAAGTAAAACAAAAATGAGCAATAATTCTAGTGATCGTAACTTTATACAGTCCTTTTATTCTCCTGAAAAGTTTAAGGAAGATGTGAAAAAGGCTAAAGATTACATCCTAGAAGGCGATATCTTTCAGGTGGTTTTGTCTAGATGCTTAGAGATAGAATTAGATCGTACCTCCTGGGATATCTACCGAGTGCTTCGTACAGTTAATCCTTCCCCTTATATGTACTATATGGATTTTGAAGAATTCTCTGTAGTTGGGGCATCGCCGGAGATGCTTGTAAGACAGGAAGGAAGGGATGTGTATACCAGGCCGATAGCAGGTACTAGACCAAGAGGCAAAAATGAAAAAGAAGATCAAAAGCTTGCAGATGACTTAGTTAATGATCCTAAAGAAAGAGCAGAACACCTGATGCTTATTGATCTTGGCAGAAATGATATCGGCAAAATATCTTCCTATGGAAGTGTCAAGGTTACAGAGGAATTTGGAATTGAAAACTTTTCCCATGTGATGCATATGGTTTCTGAAGTTCAGGGTGAAGTCGATGAAAGTTACGATATGATTGATGTGTTGAAAGCCTGCTTTCCTGCTGGGACCGTTAGCGGGGCACCAAAGATACGTGCAATGGAAATCATAGATGAACTAGAGCCGGTCAAGAGAGGCCCTTATTCAGGTGGTGTTGGGTACATGGCCTTTAACGGCAATATGGATGTAGCCCTAACTATAAGAACTTTGGTTATTAAGGATAATAAAGGCTTCATTCAAGCTGGAGCGGGGATAGTTGCTGACTCGGTACCCGAGAAGGAGTATCAGGAAACTCTCTCTAAAGCTAAGGCACTATTAAAAGTAATAGAAAAAGCTCATGGGGGTGAAAGCCTTGATATTGGTATTGGATAA
- the trpD gene encoding anthranilate phosphoribosyltransferase, whose product MKDQLEIKGCIKKVTEGSNLTEKESEYLMRKILAGELTSAQLASLIVAMKMKGETVDEITGFARVMREKSKKINLDHKTFATKEADVEGGLSDSVIDTCGTGGDISSTFNISTACAIVVSGCGLKVAKHGNRAVSSSCGSADILEELGVEITTSPEKTKECIEKVGLGFLYAPIHHEAMKHAKEPRREMGIKTVFNVLGPLTNPAGAKRQLIGVYDESLTEVMAEVLKKLGSKKAWVVHGLDGMDEITMCEKTKVTELDEGEITTFYLNPSDYGKDMVSPEELAGGDKNYNAGLILDILNGKKGPSRDIVVLNSAAALVVGEKAKDLKEGMQIVEAQIDKGAPLEKLNMLKSMSKERGVV is encoded by the coding sequence ATGAAAGATCAGTTGGAAATTAAAGGATGTATCAAGAAAGTAACAGAAGGCTCTAACCTGACAGAAAAAGAAAGTGAATATCTAATGCGTAAAATTCTTGCTGGAGAACTTACTTCGGCTCAGCTAGCTTCGCTGATAGTAGCTATGAAAATGAAAGGTGAAACAGTTGATGAAATAACGGGTTTTGCCAGGGTGATGAGGGAGAAAAGTAAGAAAATAAACTTAGATCATAAAACTTTTGCTACAAAAGAGGCTGATGTAGAAGGTGGTCTAAGTGACAGTGTTATTGATACATGCGGTACAGGCGGAGATATTAGTTCAACATTTAATATTTCAACAGCTTGTGCAATAGTTGTCTCTGGTTGTGGCCTAAAAGTTGCAAAGCATGGCAATAGAGCGGTTTCTAGCTCGTGCGGAAGTGCTGATATTTTGGAAGAATTAGGGGTAGAAATCACAACTTCTCCTGAAAAGACGAAAGAATGCATTGAAAAAGTTGGACTGGGATTTTTGTATGCCCCGATTCATCATGAAGCGATGAAACATGCCAAAGAACCTCGCAGGGAAATGGGGATAAAGACTGTATTTAATGTTCTTGGTCCCCTGACAAACCCAGCCGGAGCCAAAAGGCAGCTAATAGGGGTTTATGACGAGAGTTTGACAGAGGTAATGGCTGAGGTGCTAAAAAAATTAGGTTCCAAAAAAGCATGGGTAGTTCACGGACTTGATGGGATGGATGAGATTACAATGTGTGAGAAAACCAAAGTGACAGAGCTAGACGAGGGGGAAATCACTACTTTTTATCTAAATCCTTCTGATTACGGGAAAGATATGGTTTCTCCAGAAGAACTTGCAGGAGGAGATAAGAATTATAATGCTGGCTTAATATTGGATATCTTGAATGGGAAAAAAGGCCCCTCAAGGGATATAGTTGTCTTAAACTCTGCGGCAGCTCTTGTGGTTGGAGAAAAAGCCAAAGATCTAAAAGAAGGAATGCAAATTGTAGAAGCACAAATAGATAAAGGCGCCCCCCTTGAGAAGTTAAATATGCTAAAAAGCATGAGTAAGGAGCGTGGAGTGGTTTGA